One region of Ferviditalea candida genomic DNA includes:
- a CDS encoding MDR family MFS transporter, which produces MIAMLFGALDGTIVGTAMPRIVGELGGLGLMTWLTTAYMLSSTVVVPIAGKFADLLGRRAVYVSGLLIFMAGSALCGMSQNMTELILFRGLQGVGGGIMMPMAMIIIGDIFTGKQRAKWQGVFGGIFGLASVIGPQVGGWIVDALNWRWVFYINLPVGILAAVVIAVALPKRKRTTEKVKFDVPGILTMIIGVVSLLLALTFGGRDYAWVSWQIIGLFALSAVSLFSFVVIESKAAEPILPIRLFKNRTFSVINGIGFVMSVGMFGAIMFVPLFMQGIVGISASASGTVMTPMMISMIAASVLGGQLVQKIGVRNQMAVGMIVMAGGFLLLTGMGIDTSKLVASSYLVVIGLGIGLVMPLLTLALQESFPKSERGVVTSSSQFFRQIGGTFGMTILGAIMNHKSSTILTDKLLPIMKQLPGEASAMASQITSMVQSNPQGLYSMLLSPDILAKIPPALTQMFNPILKAALVDSLHSVFLLGLLFIVLGVALSMFVGKIAISDRKNGKSEVVRQ; this is translated from the coding sequence ATGATTGCGATGCTGTTCGGCGCGCTGGACGGCACGATTGTCGGGACGGCTATGCCGAGAATCGTCGGCGAGCTTGGCGGACTCGGGTTAATGACTTGGTTGACGACTGCTTATATGCTGAGTTCTACGGTCGTCGTTCCGATTGCCGGCAAATTTGCCGACTTGCTTGGCCGCAGGGCTGTGTATGTTAGCGGGCTGCTGATTTTTATGGCAGGTTCGGCGCTATGCGGCATGTCCCAGAACATGACGGAACTGATACTATTTCGCGGCCTGCAAGGGGTCGGCGGCGGCATTATGATGCCGATGGCCATGATTATCATCGGGGATATCTTCACAGGCAAGCAGCGAGCCAAATGGCAGGGGGTATTCGGCGGAATATTCGGCCTGGCCTCTGTCATCGGTCCCCAGGTCGGCGGGTGGATCGTTGATGCGCTGAATTGGAGATGGGTCTTTTACATCAATCTTCCCGTGGGAATATTGGCAGCCGTGGTGATAGCCGTCGCGCTTCCGAAACGCAAAAGAACGACGGAAAAAGTCAAATTTGATGTGCCGGGCATCCTTACGATGATTATTGGCGTCGTCAGCTTATTGTTGGCTTTAACCTTCGGAGGTAGGGATTATGCTTGGGTTTCTTGGCAAATTATCGGTCTGTTCGCTCTTTCCGCGGTATCTTTATTCAGTTTTGTCGTCATCGAATCGAAGGCCGCTGAACCGATCCTGCCGATCCGTCTATTCAAAAATCGGACTTTTTCAGTCATCAACGGGATCGGCTTTGTAATGAGCGTCGGCATGTTCGGGGCGATCATGTTCGTTCCGTTGTTTATGCAGGGGATCGTCGGCATCAGCGCATCCGCATCGGGAACGGTGATGACCCCCATGATGATTAGCATGATTGCAGCCAGTGTGCTCGGCGGGCAATTGGTGCAAAAGATCGGCGTTCGCAATCAAATGGCAGTCGGGATGATTGTGATGGCGGGAGGCTTCCTGTTGCTGACGGGGATGGGCATCGATACATCGAAGCTCGTCGCTTCCAGCTATTTGGTGGTGATCGGTCTGGGGATTGGCCTGGTGATGCCGCTTCTTACGCTGGCGCTGCAAGAAAGCTTCCCGAAATCCGAGCGCGGCGTTGTCACATCGTCTAGCCAATTTTTCCGGCAAATTGGCGGAACATTCGGGATGACCATTCTCGGCGCGATCATGAATCATAAATCCAGCACTATTTTGACGGATAAATTGCTGCCTATAATGAAACAATTGCCGGGAGAAGCATCCGCAATGGCGTCACAGATCACGTCGATGGTTCAGAGCAATCCGCAGGGGCTGTACTCCATGCTTCTGAGTCCGGATATACTCGCCAAAATACCGCCGGCCTTAACGCAGATGTTCAATCCGATATTAAAAGCGGCGTTGGTCGATTCATTGCATAGTGTTTTCCTCTTAGGCTTGCTGTTTATTGTGCTTGGAGTAGCGCTCAGCATGTTTGTTGGAAAAATCGCCATTTCGGACAGAAAAAACGGCAAGTCAGAGGTTGTTCGGCAGTAG